The sequence GTATCTGGCAATGCCTCAAGGGatgggagaggcagagaagagtTGCTGCTGGTGACCTAAGCTAACTAAGGTGGGATTTGCCGCAAGTTTTTAAGTAACTAGAACCAATAGCAACGTGATGCCTGGAGAGGTGTGCCTGTTCTTTAGCAGCCCAGGAATATGCTGATTTGTGATATAAAGTGACATTTCTTTCCTCTTACTACTTTCCCCAGAAATGCTCTTTTATTCCattcatgtgtatgtgtgcatgcatgcccgtgtgtgtgtgtgtgtatgtgtgtgtgtgtgtgtgtgtgtgtgtgtgtgtttctcccaaCAAAACCTCCTCCTCTCCCAAAATAAAgtgaaggaagaggggaggacaCTGCATACAGAAAAGAGATCTAGACAGCCTGATTGGAGGATGCAAGCTGATCAGAGGTCAGTTTGGGATTGGACTGCAGGCTGggctgagagagaagagagagggtgtCTTAGGGAGCCCAGGTTATCTTGTTGTAACAGACAAACACAAACTTGCTTGTCACGCATGTCCAATGCAGATCAGACAGCCGGCTTCCAAGCAACGGCTTGAACCGAGGCTCCTTGCATTATGTGGTTCCAATTCTGAGTCCCTCACTTTCTGTTACATCAATTCTACCCACATGCTATTGGCTAAAACCCGGTACAGGGCCCAATTAGATGAAATGGGAGCTGGGAAAAAGAGTTTTTCTATTGGCtgatgtattagtcagggttttccagagaacCAGAACCAGTagcacactacacacacacatttaaagagatttattatgaggaattggctcatgcaattagGGAAGTttacaagtcccaagatctgagttagcaagctggagacccaggagagctgatggcgTAGTTCCCGTCCAAGTCCGAAGGCAGGAAAAACCAAATGTCCCAGCTTGAAGGCAGTCAGCTAGGAGGCGTTCTCACCTACTTGTGGGAGCCTaagcctttttgttcttttcaagccttcaactgattggataaggcccacccacactggagaggataatctgctttactcagtgtactgattcaaatgttaccctcacccagaaacaccctcagagacacacccagaataaggtttgacacataaaattattaaCCATCAAAgtccagaaagaaaatgaaagggttTGTTGAACACACAGTATTATCTCTGCTACAGAGGTgatgaggggaaggggaggtaaGGCTGATTTGGTGGAAAGAGAAAGTGGTCTGTGGTGGAACAGTTCATTGAAAGGGAAGCACATCTTTTGGTGACCCTCTCAGCTCCAGACCCATGCAGAACCTTAGAGGAGGAGAACATACAGCAAAAAATCCAGGTGTTATGTCGATGGTGGGCCTGGTAGCTCTTACCTTCCTATAATGAAAGTCCCTGGTGACAGCATTTAGTCGATTTGATGGTTTTTTGGATCTCAGGACACAACGAGGACATGAAGAGCTGCCCATACAGCGACAATGGtgaaaagaggaggagaggaaactcAGCTCCCAATAAGAGGTTTGGGAAGGACCCTTTTTATGTGGTAAAGCTGCATActcaatatatatggaatctagaaaaatggtactgatgaatgTAGTGGCAGGGCTGAAATagagactcagacatagagaatggacttgtggacacaggagaggaaggggaggctgggatgaagtgagagtgtagCACTGGCAGATATCACTGCcctgtgtaaaatagatagctagagagaagctgctgcatagaacagggagatcagctcggtgctttgtgacgacctagaggggtgggatagggagggtgggagggacgctcaagagggaggggatatatgtatacgtagagctgattcactttgttatacagcagaaactaacacaacatggtaaagcaattatactccaataaagatgtaaaaaaatcagggcaaaaaaaaaaataagctgcaTACTCAGTTCTGGGGGAGTAAGCCTGACCCCACATTCCCAGGAAACCTAATAAGTATGTTCCTCACAGAGGCTAGAACAGGCAAAACACTGAGAGGGAGACCAGAACTTGGTGGGGGAGGAGTTTGAGAGCTGGAACCCCAGGAggtttggcaaggatgtggaagcGAGAGTTAGAGACAGCACAAATTACCTCCCAGCCACGTAGGCACACAGGAGGCAGTGGTCCCAGGTGTTGCCCTTTGTATCTCCATGTTCCAGTTTGTCTAGGCTAATGGAGCAGGCATTGTCCGACAAATTTGGGGCAACTTTAGGAATCCACTTTGGCaatcatatcaaatatttattccaacaagaaaacatttcataatacattttgcccattttttgatgggaagaatgcatgtgtatatgtatgttaaaaaacaactagaggatataaaataaaatattattgttgtttaaaaaagttaatttgaaaaTCCTTGTAAACATCTCAATACTTTCACTCATCCTATATAACCAGAACTTCTGTCCTGGTTAATATTTTGGTTACTGATGTGGATCATTTCTTGTATTCTTGAGGTTCCACTCTTGAGTTAGAAGAGTTCATCTCCGATCCATAGGAGACCAAGAACAGTGGTTACCGTGATCACTAGCCAAGTGTCAGTCCGAGCTACTCCAGAGGATGGGgctgaaagaacaagaaaacacaaaacatttaGGTGTCTTGATTAATGTGTTGAGAAGGGGCAGGGGTACTGGACATTGGCATGAGAGCTTATAGAGCAGGGGAATTGTTTCCTCCCTCAATCTAGACCCAATGTGCCTGGGACATCCTTTTCCCAGATTGAGCAAAGCTCAAAGTCCCAGATGTAAAGTATAAAGAGTACAGAAATCCCTTAAATATCACTGGCTTAGCTGAGTCCTGTACTTGAAGGTTACCTTGGCACCTCTGTGGACCTGGGAAAGAATCACTCTCCTACACTGGGCAGCAATTAAGTAGGGCAGAGCTTCAGGTGCAGTTGATAATATGATGCTATGCGTTAACTTTAGGGAAGGAAGTATTAGTTCCCTTCCCTGTTTCTCTACACTACTAACCATCAGTACCAAATAGGAGGAAAAAaggggtaggaaaaaaaaaaaagaaagggaaataaagagaTACAGAAGGGGAAGGCAGGATACTGATAAATTAGGGATACTTTTCTAGGATAATTTGGATAGCTAAAAAGTGacaagatgggacttccctggtggtgcagtggttgagagtccgcctgccaatgcaggggacatgggttcgtgccccggtccgggaagatcccacatgtcgcggagcggctgggcgcgtgagccatggccactgagcctgcgcgcccagagcctgtgctccgcaatgggagaggccacaacagtgagaggcccgcataacacaaaaaaaaaaaaaaaaaaaaaaaagtgacaagatGGGCTTAGCCCTTCGAAAAATAGATGTATTATTGCTTTCATCCTCTCTGTGAATGAGCAGCCACTTTCATTCTATAAAGGACAGGGattgtttctcttcctttttctggatCTCAGGATATGGTGGTGATATAAAGGTGGTGTTAGGACCACCCAGCCAACTGGTGGTCTTATGGTCAGACAGCAAAGTGTCATACTGGGTCTATGGTGGCAGAAAAGCAGGGCATATCAGTAAAGACTAGAAGAGACATGACCAGTTAGTTGGGAAGAATACTGAACATACAGTTTCCATAGCTCATGTGTGGGAGCAGAGGTAAAGAAATCAGCACAGGTGGGCAGAGTAGATTGGGTCCAAGAAGACCATGAAAGAGCCATGTCTCCAGGGGCCATGATCCCTGATGATTGGGTATGACAGGAATCTCAGGTAAATGTTGGTACCACAGGTATGAGTTATTCTGGAGGGATTTGTACACCAGGGCTTGGGGATATGATTTCAGGCCTGTGGAGAGCACAGGGCCTGAAATGCTGAAGATGGTGATCCAAATTTATTAAGTGGTTGCCAAATCCCTAGTGTCTCTAGAATTAAAAGGATTGGGCCTAAGTTAACTACCATTCATTGAGGACTTGTTAGATACTGTGCTAGGTAGTTATCTGtattgcctcatttaatccttataacagtATGAGATAAGAACTattgttttgtcttatttaagAAGGACATGacttcatacagagtgaagtaagtcagaaagagaaaaacaaacccccTAGGCTAatgcatatatacggaatctagataaatggtactgatgaacctactggcagggcaggaatagagatgcagacgtagagaaaggacttgaggacacagtgggggaaggggaggctgggatgaagtgagatagTAGCATTGACaggtatacactaccaaatgtaaaatagatagctagtgggaagatgatgcgtagcacagggagatcagctcggtgctctgtgaccacctagaggagtgggatacggagggtgggagggaggctcaagaaggaggggatatgggagtacatgtatacatacagtgattcactttgttgtacagtagaaactaacacaacatcataaagcaattatactccaataaatatgaaaaaaaaaagagaaggacaTGATTTggagaagctaagtaacttgtTTAGCTAGTAAGTGACAGTCCCAGGATTAATCCCAGGTGTAACTGACTCCAAAACCTATACTCATAGCTACCCCACTATGGGACCTGTGTAGGCTTGAGAGAGAACGAGGAGTGATGCTCTAATGAGTGGATCCTCCCAGGAGACAGAGAAATCTGAAACACGAAACCCAGAGTTTGCTTTTCCAGCTTCATCAAGGAGCATACACCTGGGGAAGAACAGAAAGTCTCTACCTTAGGATCAGGTTCTCCTGTTCACCACTTGTTCTCACTCATGCTCATCCAGTTGGCCCTTTTTTCCTTCGCTGCCCACCAGAAATGCCTCTGTGTTGCGGCCCAACAGTGTCTGGACTGTTCCCCTACTTGCCCTTTTTCTCCCTGCTCACCCTGAAATCTCAGATTATCCTGCAAGGACACTGGCCTCAGATTCCAGGATGATGCACTGTTAGAGCACGGCAGGAGAAGGGGAAATCAGAGCCCCTGTGCCAACTGCCCTTTGCAGATGAGGACCCTGAGCTCCACAAAGCCGAGGTGAGCTGCTGAGAGGCGGTGAACCCTCTCAGCAAGGCAGTGAAACCTTAGAGAACCCAAGTCTTCCATGCCTTTAGGATTCTCCACTAATTTCTGTGCCAGGAGGCTGAATAAGTTCTCCACGCTTTTCTTCCTTCAAGAGAAAACTAGTTACCCTGTGCCCACCTCAGCTCCCTTGGCAGTATCTCTTACCCAGTACACAGGGTGAAGTGAAGTTGACTGTGTAATTTTGGCTGCTCACAGGATTGCTGACTTGGCAGGTATAAGAACTGGAGTAGTTTTGTGGTGTATGAGTCACTTCAAGCACACTGCTCTGGAACTCTTTTGGAAGGGACTCTGCATACCAGGTGTAGTTTACAGACTGGTCCTGGATCACACAGGACAAGGTCAGGTTACACTTGTTCCCTTCCAGTGTCTTCTTGACTTCTATGACAGGCTTTGGTACAGGGTCTAAAAATGAATATGTTAAGATGAGACAATGGGTTTATGCATTTATGAAGCATTTATGCTGGGAGGGTTTCGCCAACAAAGTACAAAGGGACCCCCAGAGGGCTGCAGGAGCAGTCATGGAGAAGAGGCCCCTGCAGAGGGAGCCAGTGAGCAGTTTTGACCTCTGGAGGCTTCAGACtgaaagagctactccttggagTGAAGCTAAGCTGGATCCAGAAGGGGGAGCCATGCACCCAGAAACAAAAATGGGGTTATGACAATCTGTGGGCCAGAAAGAACAACAGAGGTTTAGCATAGATATCAGCGGGGTTGGACTTGATATCCCAACTGTCTGAGCTGCTCAGGGCCCCTTCTCTAACAATGGTCCACACTTGGCACCTTGGTCTATCAGTCCTTCAAGAGTTCTTGGGCTCAGATTCAGCAAGAGTCCTGGGGTAAGTGGTACCACCCTATACCTTTCCTGGATGCTGGCAGGACTACAGAGAAGAACCTCATGGAATTCCCAGCAAAAGTCAGTAGTGATGAACAGCACTGCGTCAGTTAACTTTGGTATCTCAGTGCCAGCCACAGAGCAGGTATTCTATAAGTATCTGATGAAagggataggtggatggatggatggatggatggatggatggatggatgaatcagTTATGcaatagaaaagacaaaacactTGCTTTACAGTGAGACCAGCCTGGGTCCTGGACTTGGTCCTGGTAGAGTGACATTAGGCAAGATAATTGATCCCTTGAACTTCTTTCTTGCATGTAGGATGACTCATGTTAGTAATATACAATGCCATCATCCATGAGAAAGTGCTTTTGCAGGGTGTAAGCGTTACATGCATGTTGGAGGTCACAGCATCTTCACTGATGTCATCCTGCAGCCAGATTTGTTGAGAGGTAATCCCATCATCTGCTCCTTCCTTGACTAGGACTGCTTTACCTGAAATCCTCTggggtcttttccttctggtcaAGCGTAAAACACAGAATCAATACAGCTCAGATGTCATAGGATTAAAATGTGGCAGAGAATTGACCCAATCAGTGCTGGCCTCTGGATCATATGTCTGTGAGGGGCAGTGGAGGCTCTGCCACCTGACCTCCTGAACTCTAGATCCATCTCCTCCGTGAAACCCTATCAGATTGCTGGACTCCTCCTGCATACTTTACATGAGCAATCTTCATACTGTCTTCCATCATTTCCTGTGGTCTGGACTCAAGTCTTGCATACCTTCCTCATTTCCCATGGTGAGCAGCACAACCCTGAGCACATTGTGGACGGAGCGAGCTAGGGCAGACTGGCTCCAAGATGCCCCCTTTGAGCTGTCAGAAATTCCTGGGCTGGACTGAAGGATAATTCTTCTGCTAATCGCACCCTCAGGGTCTTATCCCTAGGCAAGTGTGCTAAAGCCAAGCCAGCTTGTG comes from Delphinus delphis chromosome 1, mDelDel1.2, whole genome shotgun sequence and encodes:
- the CD48 gene encoding CD48 antigen, which encodes LTDYSKYAISGSNVSLSISSLPTKNKSLTWLYTTDQKIVECDPVQLKYFNTKFKDRVMLDCQSGTLHIYNVQKEDSSTYLLRVLKDSGYEDEWKIPLEVLDPVPKPVIEVKKTLEGNKCNLTLSCVIQDQSVNYTWYAESLPKEFQSSVLEVTHTPQNYSSSYTCQVSNPVSSQNYTVNFTSPCVLAPSSGVARTDTWLVITVTTVLGLLWIGDELF